TCCCGCGGGCCCAGGGCGGCTTTTCTGGGACGTGGCGGGCGGCGGGGCGAGCAGAAGGGCGGGCGGGGTTGGGGAAGAGGGCGGCGGCGAGCGTCGTTCCAGCAACTTGGACGGTGGATGTTCTGTGGAGTAGGCCAAAACCCGAACCGGAGCGGCGGATTCTGGTAGAATCACGGGCATGGCTCAAACACTTCACGAACGGCTGAAGGTCGCGGCGGGGGAGCGGACGTACCGCGAGCTCGCGGCGATGACCTCCACCAGCGCGGAGACGGTGCGGCGGTACATGCTGGGGCAGTCGCCCAGCGCCGAGTTCCTGTCGTCGCTGTGCGCCCAGACGGGGGTGAACGGCGAGTGGCTGCTGACCGGGCGCGGGCCGGTGCACCGCCGGGAGATCCGCACGCACGCCCTGCGCGAGGCCAACGTGACGGAGCTGCTCAGCGCGATGTCGGCGACGCTGGAGACGCTCATCGTGCGGGTCGAGCGTCTGGAGCTGTTCCTGCAGACCATGGAAGCGCGGCTGCGGGCCGACGGCCACCCGCACGTCCATCCTCAGCCGCCAGCCGCGAGCCACCACACGCATGCCGCGCCGGCGCCGCACGGCGCCAAGGGACCAACCCATGCCCCACCACCTGCCACCGATCCTGCCCCTCGGGCCCAGTCGATCACCGAGTCCATCACCCGGCGACCACCTCCGGATGCTGGTTGAGCTGTTGCAGCCGGCGACGCCGGACCTGGCGCGGCGGTGGCTGGGCGCGCTGCTGCTGGTGCCACGGGAGGAGCGGGCGGCGGTGGTGGCGAGCGTGGAGGCGCGGATTGGGGCGCTGTACCCATTGAGCGGAACGGGCGCGGAGCCCGCGGCAGGCCCAGCGCGGGAGGTTGAGGTGGTGCAGGCGCCCGTGCAGCGGGAGGGGTACATCGAGGAGGTGCGGACCGCCTACGCGGCGTGCCCAGCTCCACAGCCTGCGGGCGGGGTTCTCGCAGGGGCCCTCGCGGGGCGGGCACGCAAGGGGGCCTAGCGGAACCGGTGGAGGGGGGCCGGATTTGACGCGATCGCTGATGGAAGCCCATGGACGGCGGGTGGGGAGGTTGATGGTTTTGATTGCTTCTGCCGGGGGCTGGTGGTAGCTTCCCCGTGAGCGGGGTCCCGGGTGGGAACCGCTGTTTCCTTTTTGGGAGAGATCGAATGAAGCCGCTCTACCGTCAACTGCTGCCGCTGGTGGCCCTGTGCGCCGGGTCCACCATGGCGCTCGCCCAGAACACCGAGACCGAGGACAACAACAACAAGTCGCTCGCCAACGCGATCCCCAACCTCGCGTCGGGGGCCTCGATCATCGGCAACTCGACCGGCAGTTCGACCACCGCGGTGGGCGCCGCCACGGCGGACTACTTCCTCATCTCCACGGCTTCGGCCCCCGCCGGCATCTACCGGCACCGCATCCTCGTCGAGACGGAGATCGCCGGCCACACCGCGACGATCCGCGGCCTCACCCGCACGGGCGGCTCGCCCAACCCGGGCACCGACGCCGCCGTGCAGACCTCCTCGACGACGACCACCCCCGCCCGGTTCGTGCAGTGGTATGGGTTCGGACGCCAGGAGCAGCTGTACTTTCGCGTCACCGGTACGACGAGCACGACCTCGGACTACACGGCGACGCTGACGACCGAGAGCGTCACCCCGATCGACGCGGGCACGTTCTACCAGGGCGCCATCACGCTCGCCCGTCCGACAGGGGTGACGACCGATTACGACATGTGGGTCTACGACAGCACCCTCACCGCGATGGCGGATTACGGCATCGACGACCCTGAGACCTTCACCCGCAACTTCACCCCCGGCACGTACTACGTCGCGTACTCGCCCACGAACCTTGCGAACGATCAGTCCGCGGGCACGGGCGACACGGCCCTGACCACGGCCGCGATGGACTTCCCCAACGTGGTGGTGGCGAGCACGTCCACGAACGTGGCCAACATGCCGCTGCGGATCACCGACCAGTTCGGGCCGGTGGACGTGGCCGCCGGACGCGGGGCGTACGAGGTGATCTGGGTCAAGTTCGTTGTGAGCGATGTGGCGCCGGCGAACGGGTCGTGCTGCCTCCCGGACGGCACGTGCATGGCCGCGACCTCGGTGAGCTGCGCGACGCTCGGCGGCACTTACGGGGGCAACGGCACGGACTGCCAGACGGCCAACTGCCCCCAGCCCGGCGCCTGCTGCTTCTCGACCGATTACACCTGCCAGATCCTGAGCGAGGCCCAGTGCGCCACCGCGGGCGGCACGTACTCGGGCAACGGCACGGCGTGCACGAGCTGTGCGCCCCCGCCGGACGGGTCGGTGCTGGTGATCGCGGCGGACAGCACTGCCAACGTGACCGACGTGAAGGTCAAGCTTGAGGGCACCGGCCTCTTCCCGGCGGTGGTGGCCAAGGTGATCACCTCCCCGGCCCCGACCCCGACGCTCGAGTACATCAGCCAGTTCGACGCCGTGCTGCTGTGGACCAACAGCAGCCTGAGCGATAGCGCCGTGATGGGCAACGTCCTGGCCGACTATGTCGACGCTGGCGGCGGCTTTGTGAACGCGATGTTCTCGGTTGGCACCACCACGACCAACCGCTTCCTCGCGGGACGTTGGGACGCGACGTACCAGATCATCCCGCAGCAGGGCGGCAACACGACCGGCGCGGCGGGCGTGGGCATTGGCACGCGTGACCTGCCGGAACACCCGATCCTGGCGAACGTGAACTCCTTCCTGGGCGGCACCTCGAACCACCGCCCGACCTCGACGGCCTTCACCAGCCACGGCCAGCGCGTGGCCGCGTGGCAGGACGGCAAGACGCTTGTCGGTGTCAGCACGACCCGTGCAAACCGCGCCGACCTTGGCTTCGTGCCGTACTCCACCAGTGCCAGCTCGGCGGGGTGGAACGCGAGCACGGACGGGGCCATCCTGATGGCCAACGCCCTGCGGTACACCATGCCCGTCTCCTGCCCCGGCAACCAGTGCGGGCCGCAGGACTACAACGGTGACGGCGACAGCGGCACCGACCAGGACATCGAGGCGTTCTTCGCGTGCCTGGGCGGCAACTGCTGCGATACCTGCTTCTGCCAGGGCAGCGACTTCAACGGCGACGGCGACATCGGCACGGACCAGGACATCGAGGCGTTCTTTCGCGTGCTGGGCGGCAGCCCCTGCTGAGCTGACGCGCTGCTGACAGAGCACACCAAGCCGGGGCGGCCGACCGCCCCGGCTTTTCTTGTTGACAACAGATAAGCTTTAGCGTATATATTCCGCGTGCACCGTGCCGCCGCGGACCAGTCCGTCTTCCACGCCATCGCCGACCCCACGCGTCGGGCGATCCTGGATGCGCTGCGGGGCGGGGAGGCGACGGCGTCGGACCTGATGGACGCGGCGGCGGGGGAGCGGATGACGCAGCCGGCGTTCAGCCAGCACCTGCGGGTGCTGCGGGAAGCGGGGCTGATCGCGGCGCGGAAGGAGGGGCGGGCGCGGGTGTACCGCTTCAACCCCGAGCCGCTGAGCGAGGTGGCGGTGTGGATGAGCGCGTACGACAAGTTCTGGGAGCAGAAGCTGGACGCGCTGGGGGCGCACCTGGCGCGGGTGCATGGGGCGAAGAAGCAGGGTTGAAAGGGAAGAGAGGCAGTTGGCCTTAAGGGTTCTGGGCATGAGGCACCAAGGCATCGAGGCGAAGACCGCGAGGGGGCAGCGATGAGGGGCATCCGCAAGGAGCGGTTCTATCCGTACCCGCCGCAGGACGTGTGGGTGGCGATCACCGACCCGCGTGCGATCGCGGAGTGGCTGATGCCGAACACGTTCAAGGCGGAGGTGGGGCACAAGTTCCGCTTCATGACGGATCCGATGCCGTTCTGTGAGGGGCACACGGAGTGCGAGGTGACCGAGTGCGACCCGCCGCGTCGGCTGGCGTACACGTGGCTGATCGCGTGGCCTGAGAAGCCGGGGAAGCGGGCGATGAAGCAGCCGCTGCCGATGGTGGTGTCGTGGACGCTGACGGCGGAGAACGGCGGCACGCGCCTGGTGTTCGAGCAGACGCCGTACATCGGGCCGCGGGCCATCTTCACGTTCATCAGCATGAACATGGGCTGGGGCTGGATGCACAAGAAGCTGCTGCCACGGGTGCTGGCCCGGGTCAAGAACGGCGTGTTCGAGCCGGGGGCGATCCCGCCGGAGAAGCGAACCTACAAGGCGAAGACGATCCCGCCGGAGTTCGTGAAGTAGTGGTCGATGAAGTTCACCCACGGCCGTGTTGGCCGGTTCAACCAAGGAGAGTTCTCATGAAGTGCACGCTCTGCCCCGCTGCCCTCATCGGTCTGTCGCTGCTCGCCGGCGGCTCGCTCATCGCCCTCGCGCAGCCGGAGAAGTCCGGCGCTCCCGCGAAGGGCCAGCCGGAGAAGGCGCAGCCCGACCACCAGATGCAGCCGGACATGGCGAAGATGATGGCGGCGATGGAGGCCGCGTCGACTCCGGGGGCCAACCACAAGCTTCTGGAGCAGTGGATCGGCACGTGGGACACGACGATGAAGATCATGATGCCCGGCGCCCCCGCGATGGAGAGCAAGGGGCGTGCGGAGGTGTCGTGGCTGTTCGAGGGCCGCTGGCTGCAGGAGCGCGTCGACGGCGACATGATGGGCCAGCCCATGAAGGGGCTGAGCATCATCGGCTACGACAACTTCAACAAGTGCTTCGTCAGCTCCTGGGTGGACAACCACTCAACCGCCATGATCACCTCGACCGGCTCGCTGGACCAGACCGGCAAGGTGCTCACGATGTTCGGCCGCATGGACGAGCCCATGACCGGCGAGCACAACAAGACCGTGCGCTTCCAGACGACCTTTGTGGACAAGGACACCCGCAAGTTCACCATCGACGAGGTGCAGTACGGGCAGCCGTTCACGGTGGTGGAGATCACCTACAAGCGGGCGAAGTAAGCGCCCTACGCGGCCAGCACCCGCGAGGGCGGCGACAACACCCACTGCAGCAGCTGCTCCAGGTTCATCGGCTTGCCGAACAGGTAGCCCTGCGCCTTGTGGCACTCCAGCGCGAGCACGCTGGCCAGCTGCTCATTGGTCTCCACGCCCTCGGCCACCACACCCAGGCCGAGGTGGCCCGAGAGCGTGACGATCGCGTGGATGATCGCCGGGATCGCCGCGGTGCTCCCCAGGTTGGCTACAAACGATCTGTCGAGCTTCAGCCCCGAGAGCGGGAGCGACTTGAGGCAGCTGAGGGAGGAGTATCCCGTCCCGAAGTCGTCCATGTACACGTCGATGCCGGTCTCGCGCAGGCGTCGGATAGTGGCCGCGGCGGCGTCGAAGTCGTCCATGACCACGGTCTCGGTGACTTCCAGCGCGAGCGCCTGAGCGGGTACGCCGCATTCGTTCAGGATGCCGCTGATGGTCCCGACCAGGGAAGGCTGCGCGAACTGCCGGCTGGACAGGTTGACGTTCACCCGAGCGGCGGCAGCGTCGGGGCATGCTGCCCGCAGCCGGCGGAGATCGCTGCATGCGACGCGGAGGACGTGCTCGCCGAGCGGCACGATCAGGCCGGTCTCCTCGGCGATGGGGATGAAGCGCTCCGGGCTGATCGGGCCGTGCTCCGGGTGGCTCCAGCGGGCCAACGCTTCCACGCCGACAAGCCCGCCGGTCTTCAGGCAAATGATCGGCTGGTACAGGACGGAGATGTCGCCGCGCATGATGGCGCGGCGGAGGTCGGACTCGAGCCGCAGACGCGCGATCGCCGCCTCGTGCATGGCCGCGTCGAAGAAGGACTGGCGGGCCCGCCCGCTGGACTTGGCGTGGTACATCGCGGTGTCGGCGTCGCGAAGCACCTCGTCAGGGGTGGTGTACCCCGCCCTGTCGAGCGTGATCCCGATGCTGACGGTCGAGTGCAGCTCGTTGCCCGCGAGCACGAAGGGATCGAGGAGCGCCCGGTGGACCGCGTTAGCAGCGGCGAGCGCCTCCGTCTCGGTGCAGACGTCTCTGAGCAGGATCACGAATTCATCGCCGCCCAGGCGTGCCACTGTGTGCCCGCGCCCGGGCAGGCCGGCGATGCAATGTGAGAGTCGCTCGGCAATGGCGACGAGGAGCTGGTCGCCCACAAGGTGTCCGAGGCTGTCATTGACTACCTTGAACCGGTCGAAGTCCAGAAAGAGGACCGCGAACCCGGCGCACGTTCCCTCGCGCCGGTCCTTGATCGTGCGCTCCAGGCAGTCGCGGAGGAGCGCGCGGTTCGGCAGCCCGGTCAGGCGGTCGAAGTAGGCGCCGCGCCGGAGCTGGTCCTCGCTCTCCTTGCGGCGGCTGATGTCAGTGATTGAGCCCGCCATCCGGGCGGGACACCCCTCCTCATCGCGCACGGCCACACCCCGCGAGAGCACCCACATGTACTGGCCCGTGCTGGTGCGCACGCGGTACTCAACCTCGAGGTGTGAGGTGGCGCCGTTGAGGTGATCCTGCACCGCCCTGCGGACGGCCGGCGCGTCGTTGGGGTGCATGCGCGCGAACCAGTCCTCCGGATTGTCGGCCGGCTGGTCATCCGCGAACCCGGCGACCTCGCGCGCCCGCTTGGAGCAGTACACCTTGTCGGTGCGGAGGTCCCAGTCCCACAGGCCGTCGTTCGCACCACGGGCCGCGAGCGCGTACCGCTCCTCGCTTTCTTCGAGCGCCTGCCGTACGAGCTCCAGCTCGTGCACCTGCTGCTGGAGACGCTTGTTGGTGCTGGCGATCTCAGCGGTGCGGAGGCGGACGACTTCCTCCAGCTCGCACAGCTTCATGCCCGCGTGCCTGGAAGCGCGCCACTTCTCCGTCATCGCGCACGCGAACTGCGCGATCTCTGAGGTATCAAACGGCTTCTTGAGCAGCATCAGGCGGTGGGTGCGACCGAGGCGGTTGAGGATGTCCTCCCGGGAGTGGTCGGAGTACGCGGTGCAGATCACGACTTGGAGCTCTGGGTCCTCCTTCCAGAGGTGCTCGATGGTCTCCAGCCCGTCCCAACCGGGGGGCATGCGCATGTCCACGAACGCGAGCGCGAAGGGGCGCCCCTCGCGTTTGGCCTGGCGGAGGAGTTCAAGCGCCTGCTGTCCCTGGTGCGCCGAGCTCAGGTCGTACCGCTCAACCTCCACCGGCGCCGCGGGCTGTCCGAAGATCGCTGCCTCCAGGTCCGCAATTCCCCCGCCGGTCTGCGGCGGCGCGAGGATCTTGCGGAAGTCCTCGTGAATATCAGGATTGTCATCGACCACCAGCACACGCCGGTGCTCGGGAATGGAGTGGCTCATGCCGCTGTCCTTTCCACGCCCGTGTCGGCAGGGATTTCAATAGTGAACTCCGCCCCCTGCCCGGGCCCCGCGCTGGCTGCGCCGATGGTCCCGCCCATCGCCTTGATCGCGAGCGCAGCGGTGTGAAGCCCGAAGCCGTGCCCGTCCCTGCGGGTGGTGAAGCCATGGCAGAAGACGCGCCTCAGGTTCTCAGGCGCGATGCCGCACCCGTTGTCGGAGACGCGGACGCACACGTTGACTCCGCGCGGCTCGACGCGGATCGTGAGCCGCCGCTCGCCCCCCGGGGTCTCTGAGAGGGCCTGCTTGCTGTTGGTCAGAAGGTTCACGAGCACCTGCAGCATCTGGTGGCGCTCGACACGGATCGGCGGCGCTGGGCGGTACTCGCGCACGACCTTCACGCCGTGCCGGATGAGCGCCGCCTCGGTGATACGGATGGCGTCGTCGGCCAGGGCGGCGAGGTCCTCACGCTCGCGCACCGGGCTCACCTTCGCGTACGTCTGCTGCATGGCGACGATCTCGCGGATGTGCTCGATGCTCTTACGGAGATTCGAGAGTTCCTGCAGGACCACGTCGCGTTCCTGCTGAAGAGAGCGGCCCAGCTCGGGGAGGTACTCGATGATTCTTGATCCGGCGGGGTCCGCGCCGAGGAACTCGGGCAGGCGGCCGGCGTTGCTCCGGAGCAGGTCGGCGATCTGGGTCACGCGCCCGCAGCGTGAGCCGCGCACCGCTTCCTCAGTCAGAGTCGCTGACACATTGACACTATTAAGCACATTGCCCACGTTGTGCAGCACGCCCGACGCGACCTCTGCCATGCCGGCCTGGTGGCTCACCTCAAGCAGCTGCCGATTCAGCTCCGCCCGCTCGGTCTCCAGGCGGTGACGTTCGGTGAAGTCCCGGAGCGTGAGGACGGCCCCGCGCTGCTTCTCGCCCAGTGGAGTGACGGTGAAGGTGACGACGCGGTCCTCCGCGCCAAGCACCAGCAGGCGGGCTCCTTCCGAGGTGCGCTCAGGAGAGGCGCCGGCCCCGAGCACCTGAGCGAGAGGCTGACCGTCGGCGGTGCGGGCGTGGACGAGCTCGGCGAGCATCCGCCCCGGGCGCGCCTCCGCCGCGGGCACCTGAAGGAGGCGGCAGGCCTCGGGGTTGATGAACAGGATGGACCCGTTCTCGTCGACGGCGCAGACGCCCTCAATGAGGGAGCAGATCACAGCCGAAATTGTGTCGCGCTCGCCCGCAAGCTGCTGGTAGAGCTGACCCATCTCATCCGAGGACAGGGCCAGCGACCGCTCAAGCAGGTACCGGTCGTGGTCGGCCTGCTCATAGGCCCGGGCTACCGCCTCTAGGAACGAGGACCACGCCTCCGCGGAGGCCGGCGGGGAATCGGAAGCGAGCCCGGCTCGCTTCAGCTGTCGAACGACCAGCGCGTGCACGTGTTCACTCCTCGGTGATGGTCGTGAGTGTCATCGTCTGGTTGTGCAGGTCGCAACCGCCCGTTGCGAATGGCGAGATTTCTCCGTACGAGTAGAACCCCACTTGGGCCGAGCCCTGGGGCAGAACCTCCATCGCCCGCTCCAGCTCTTCCTCGGTACGCTCGCCCAGGACCAGGCGGCGTCCCACGCAGCTCACGGCGATGCTGAGGCAGGGCCGCTCGCTCGAGTTGGTGCTGCGGGTCATCAGCGCCGACTGGGCCGCGCCCTCCACCAGACGATCGAAGTTCGCACGCATGAGCTGAGCGAGGTACCCCTGGGGGATGTCGCCGGCGAAGGTCAGGCTCTGGTCCTTCTCGTCCACACCGAGAATCGTGCGCACGAACGAGTTCTGATCGGACCGGTCGCGCCGGAGAGAAAGCGGGAACAGCAGCGCCGAGGCTGGCAGTTCCTTGGCGCGGTCACCAAGGTAGTTTTTGTACAAAGGCAGCGCCGGCTTTCCGTCCAGTTCCAACAGGACGTTGCCGCGGGACCTGGTGACGACCCGTTCGGGGCCGAAGACGTCCCATCCGCCCTTGGAACCGTGCCCAATACGGACCCGATCGCCGTAGAGGCCGACCGCCGTGACCAGCCCGTCGCTGGGCTCGCCCCCGCGCAGGACCCACGTTGAGGCGAAGCGCGCCCCATCACCGGCGAGCCCGCCCGTGATGACCACCGAGGCCGGCAACGCCGCGGCGAGGCCGCGCACGAGTTCCGAGCCGTTGACCTTGAGGCCGTCGGAGAACACGAGCACGCCCCGGAGCCCTGGGCGAATGAGCTGCTCGGCGATGAGGTTCCCTGCCCGCGCCGAGTCCTCTGGCGAGCGGACCGGGGCGCTCACGGTAGAAAGGGTCGTGTGCTCAAATCGGATTGCGGCGCAGGAGATGGTCTCGTCAAAGAGCCCTGTGCCCTGGATCTCGCCCGCGGTCGAGCAGCCGACGATGTGCGAGGTCGGGAACGCCTCACGGAGTTGGCGAAGAGGTGCGGGGTCCTCTCGCAGGCCGCTCCAACCGAATGCGACGACGAGCGTCCGTCCGGAGTCAATGCGCGGGAAGTTGCTCCAGCCCCGCTTCTTGTCGTAGGTGAAGGTCTCGATGGCCGCGGTAGACGTTCTCATGGATTGCTCCTTGCGCGAACCCGCCGACAGGCAGGTATCGACGTGCAAGGGGCACGCCTTGAGCGTGTGTTAAGATCGCAAGAGGATGGGGATAGCCACGCGCGTGAGAAGGGCTGTTCTTTCGGTCGGCATGCACCGGCCGATAAGGCCACTCGACCAATGCCCTAAGAGCTTACCGCAGAACCTCGTCCATTTTCCGTTTCTCGCCGGGCGTCATTCCCTCGACCGGGATGGCATTCACGAGGTCCTCGATGACGTCATCGCTGGTGACCTGATCCGCCTCGGCGTTGAAGTTGAGGAGGAGGCGGTGGCGCAGCACGGGCTTGGCCACGGCCTTCACGTGCGCGGGGGTGACGTGGGTGGAGCCCGCTAGCAGGGCTCCGGCCTTGGCCGCGAGGATCAGGTACTCGCTCGCCCGGGGCCCGGCGCCCCACTGGAGGTAGTCGCCGACCTTGGACGGCCGGGTGAGGCCCAGGTCCATCGGCTCCTTGATGCGGGTGGCGCGCACAAGACGCAGGGCGTAAGCGATCACGTGGTCGGCGACGGGCATCTGGCGGACGACGTCCTGCACGCGCCGGATCGCCACTTCATCCATGACGGCCTGCACCGGCTCGTTGCTGCGCACGCTGCTGCGGCGCACGATCTCCATTTCTTCGGTGATCGTCGGGTACTTGATGTTGATCATGAACATGAATCGGTCCAGCTGCGCCTCGGGCAGCGGGTACGTGCCTTCCTGCTCGATCGGGTTCTGCGTCGCCAGCACGAAGAAGGGGACGGGCAGGTCGTGGCGCACGCCGCCGACGGTCACCTGCCGCTCCTGCATCGCCTCCAGCAGCGCGGCCTGGGTCTTCGGGGGCGTGCGGTTGATCTCGTCGGCCAGGATGACGTTGGCGAAGATCGGGCCGCGGACGAAACGCAGCTCGCGGTGCCCGGTCGTGCGGTCCTCCTGAATGACCTCCGTCCCGGTAATGTCGGCGGGCATGAGGTCGGGGGTGAACTGGATGCGCGAGAAGCCCAGCGACAGCGTGCGGGCGATCGTGGAGATCAGCAGGGTCTTGGCGAGGCCAGGAACGCCGACAACGACAGCGTGCCCGCGGCAGAAGATCGCCATCAGCATCTGGTCGACCACCTCGTCCTGCCCGACGATGACCTTGCGGATCTCGTCGCGCAGGCGGCGGTAGGCGGACTGCACTTCCTGGACGGCCTCGGGCATGTGCTGGGGGTGCTGGGGGGAGTGGGGGGCTGTCGTCATGGGCTGATCCTAGGAAACCGGCGGCCAGCGGCTGAGCCGGGTTGGTTCTTCTATGAGTCCGACGCGCTCGCCGCGTCAGATGAGGGGCTCAGGTCCGAGGTGAGGGGCCCCGTGTCCAGGCCCCAAGTTCACGCCCACGCGGCGACCATCACCACCCAGTCCTCCCCCAGCTCACCTGGCGACTCCACCGGGCGGGGCTGCTGGCCCGGGGCGACGTTGAGCTCCTTGTACACGGCCACGCGCTGGTAGCCGGCTTCCGCGAACGCGTCACGCAGCTCGGGCAGGGACCACAGCCGCCAGTCGTACACGAACGCCCGCGGCCACTCGGCCATTAGCTCGCCGTCGCGGATCACCCGGAAGGAGATGGCGTTGCGGACCATCCCCGTCACCGGGTCCGCGGCCTCGTGCTCCCAGTGGTACTTGATGACCTCGGGGCCGCGGGACATGTGGGTGCGGTCGAGGGAGCCCAGGCGGAAGGCGCCCGCGCCGCCGTAGAGGTCGCAGACGAAGACGCCGCCACCAAAGCCGCCCTGGCCGCGGAGGAGGCGCTCGCGGGTGTGGCAGAGGTACTGAATGAGGGCGGGGCGGTCGTAGATGTAGCCGAGGGAGAAGTTGCCCACCCAGACGATGTCCGCGGCGTCGTTGGGCGCGGGCGGAGTGGCGATGCAGTCGGCGCGGGTCAGGGTGAGGCGGTCGGTGATGTTGAGATTGCGGGCGAGGCGGGCGGCGCGATCCAGGGCATCGCCATCAAGGTCAATGCCGACTGCCCTGCCGCCCTCCTCGCACCAGCGGCGTGCCACTGCCGCGGTGCCGCAGAAGTCCTCACGGAGGATGGTGGGCTCATTGGCGTGGATGCCGCGAAGCATGGCGGTGACATGCCGGGCCGACTGCACGCACAGCTCGTAGCACTCGTAGCGGTCCATGCGGGTGGTTGCCTCGCTGCGAGTGCCCAGACTACCGCCCCATGCGGCGGGCGAGCAGGAACGCGACCTCGAGGGCCTGCTGGTAGTTGAGGCGGGGGTCGCAGGCGCTGGCGTAGTTCTGCGAGAGCTGGCTCTCGGTGATGCCCACTGCCCCGCCGGTGCACTCGGTCACATCGTCACCGGTCAACTCCAGGTGCACGCCGCCGAGTGGCACGCCCGCGAGCTGGTGCGCGGCGTAGGTGGCTTCGAGCTCGGCGACAATCGCCTCGAACGAGCGAGTCTTGACGCCGGTGAGCGTGGTGGTGGTGTTGCCGTGCATCGGGTCGCACACCCACAGCGGGTTAATGCCGGCGATTTTCGCGGCTTCCAGCAGCGGCGGCAGGACGCGCTGCACGTGGTGCGCGCCCATGCGGGTGATGAACACCAGCTTCCCGGGCTCGTTGGCTGGATTGAGCGTGGTCGCGAGGTGGACGAGGTCGTTTGCGGTGGCGGTGGGTCCGAGCTTCACGCCCACGGGGTTGCGGATGCCGCGGGCGTACTCGACGTGGGCGCCGCCGAGGGCGCGCGTGCGGTCGCCGATCCACGGCAGGTGCGTCGAGAGGTTGTAGAACCCCGCGCGACGCGGGACGGGTCGCGTCTGGGCGGACTCGTACCAGAGGTTCAGGGCTTCATGGCTGGTGAAGAACTCGGCGCGGGTGAGGTCGTTGATGCTGGTCTCGCCCATGGCCTCCATGAACTTGAGGCCGTCGATGAGGTTGGCAGTCATCCGCTGGTACTCGGCCCGGAGAGCGGGGTCGAGCGAGGCCTGCTTGCTGAAAGAGACGTCCCAGTACTCGGGGTGGTGGACGTCGGCGAAGCCGCCGGCGACAAGGGAGCGGACGAAGTTGAGCGTGAGGGCCGCGTGCTGGTAGCCCTTGAGGAGCAGTCGCGGGTCGGCGCGCCGTGCCTGGGGCGTGAACTCGGCACGGTTGACGAGGTCACCGAAGTAGCTGGGCAGCGTAACGGGCTCGCCGCCGATCTCGCGGGTCTCGACCGGGCTGCTGCGGGGCTTGCTGTACTGGCCCGCGAAGCGGCCGACCCGCACCACGGGCTTCTTCAGGGCGTGCACGAGCACGAGGGACATCTGCAGGAGGATCTTGAGCTTGTTGGTGATCCGCTGGGGCTGGCAATCGTCGAGGGTTTCGGCGCAGTCGCCGCCCTGGAGGAGGAAGCGCTTGCCCTGCTGTGCCTCGGCCAGCACGGCCCGGAGGCGCTCGATTTCCCAGCTCGTCACCAGCGGCGGGAGCTTGGAGAGCTCGCGCGTGGCCGCGGCGAGCTGCGGGGCGTCGGGGTATTCGGGAAGGTGGAGGGCCGGGCGGGACTGCCATGAATCGGGCGTCCACGGCTGGTCGTGGCCCGCGGGCGCGTCGTGGAGGGAGGCGGGCATGAGTGCGGGATTGTAGGTGGATGGCGCGCCACCTGTGCACGCAGCAGCCGTTCGTTACGAGCCCCGAACGAAGTGAGCGGGCCGACTCGCCGTCGCTGGGCGCGGGCACCCTCACTGCGTTCGGGGCTCGTTACGAACGGCGAGGGGCTCCAAGGGAGGCCACAAGAAAATTCCAGATTCGGCTTATGCGACCTGCGCAGCCCGTCGATGCATGGGGTGTCGTGCGGTTGTGACCGCCGATGCCGGCGGCGTCGCCGGGCGCACGGAGGCGGACACACAAGGCACGGAGGCCTGCTTTTACAGATACGGAGCCGAACATGGCCACGAAGACTCGCACGCGTACGAACAACCGCACCACCACCCGCACGGGCACCCGCCGCACCAACGCCCGCACCAGCCGCAAGGCTGGTCGTACCCCCGGCCGCAAGGCTTCCACGTGGAAAGCCGCGAAGA
The nucleotide sequence above comes from Phycisphaerales bacterium. Encoded proteins:
- a CDS encoding AAA family ATPase; the protein is MTTAPHSPQHPQHMPEAVQEVQSAYRRLRDEIRKVIVGQDEVVDQMLMAIFCRGHAVVVGVPGLAKTLLISTIARTLSLGFSRIQFTPDLMPADITGTEVIQEDRTTGHRELRFVRGPIFANVILADEINRTPPKTQAALLEAMQERQVTVGGVRHDLPVPFFVLATQNPIEQEGTYPLPEAQLDRFMFMINIKYPTITEEMEIVRRSSVRSNEPVQAVMDEVAIRRVQDVVRQMPVADHVIAYALRLVRATRIKEPMDLGLTRPSKVGDYLQWGAGPRASEYLILAAKAGALLAGSTHVTPAHVKAVAKPVLRHRLLLNFNAEADQVTSDDVIEDLVNAIPVEGMTPGEKRKMDEVLR
- a CDS encoding 3-deoxy-7-phosphoheptulonate synthase class II; protein product: MPASLHDAPAGHDQPWTPDSWQSRPALHLPEYPDAPQLAAATRELSKLPPLVTSWEIERLRAVLAEAQQGKRFLLQGGDCAETLDDCQPQRITNKLKILLQMSLVLVHALKKPVVRVGRFAGQYSKPRSSPVETREIGGEPVTLPSYFGDLVNRAEFTPQARRADPRLLLKGYQHAALTLNFVRSLVAGGFADVHHPEYWDVSFSKQASLDPALRAEYQRMTANLIDGLKFMEAMGETSINDLTRAEFFTSHEALNLWYESAQTRPVPRRAGFYNLSTHLPWIGDRTRALGGAHVEYARGIRNPVGVKLGPTATANDLVHLATTLNPANEPGKLVFITRMGAHHVQRVLPPLLEAAKIAGINPLWVCDPMHGNTTTTLTGVKTRSFEAIVAELEATYAAHQLAGVPLGGVHLELTGDDVTECTGGAVGITESQLSQNYASACDPRLNYQQALEVAFLLARRMGR
- a CDS encoding class I SAM-dependent methyltransferase, whose amino-acid sequence is MDRYECYELCVQSARHVTAMLRGIHANEPTILREDFCGTAAVARRWCEEGGRAVGIDLDGDALDRAARLARNLNITDRLTLTRADCIATPPAPNDAADIVWVGNFSLGYIYDRPALIQYLCHTRERLLRGQGGFGGGVFVCDLYGGAGAFRLGSLDRTHMSRGPEVIKYHWEHEAADPVTGMVRNAISFRVIRDGELMAEWPRAFVYDWRLWSLPELRDAFAEAGYQRVAVYKELNVAPGQQPRPVESPGELGEDWVVMVAAWA
- a CDS encoding FIST N-terminal domain-containing protein, which encodes MRTSTAAIETFTYDKKRGWSNFPRIDSGRTLVVAFGWSGLREDPAPLRQLREAFPTSHIVGCSTAGEIQGTGLFDETISCAAIRFEHTTLSTVSAPVRSPEDSARAGNLIAEQLIRPGLRGVLVFSDGLKVNGSELVRGLAAALPASVVITGGLAGDGARFASTWVLRGGEPSDGLVTAVGLYGDRVRIGHGSKGGWDVFGPERVVTRSRGNVLLELDGKPALPLYKNYLGDRAKELPASALLFPLSLRRDRSDQNSFVRTILGVDEKDQSLTFAGDIPQGYLAQLMRANFDRLVEGAAQSALMTRSTNSSERPCLSIAVSCVGRRLVLGERTEEELERAMEVLPQGSAQVGFYSYGEISPFATGGCDLHNQTMTLTTITEE